The genomic window CGAAAGAGGGCTAAGCCCCCCTGGCGCAGGCCAGGGGGGCCCAAGGGCGGGCGCGGGGGGTTCCCCTAGCCCGCCTTGCGCATGAAGCCCACCGCCCGGAGCAGCCAGATGAGGACCACGGCCCCCACCACCCCCCAGAGGATCCCGCCCAGGCTGAGGCTGCCCGCGGAGGAGGCCCCGCCGATGCCCAGCAGGTCGGCGAAGAGCCACTTCGCCAGCACGGAACCCACGATGCCGATGAGGATCTTGCCGAGAAGCCCCTCGCGGTCTCCCATGATCATGCTGGCGATCCACCCCACCCCACATTCCGCACCCCCTTCACTCCAGCAGGTAATATCGCCCGGCCCCCAGAAGGCGCACCGCGGTCTCGTGATGGGGAGCCGGGTTGAGGACGAGCCACTTGCCCCCCAGCTCCACCAGGCGGACCCACATAAAGAGTGGAAACACCCAGCGCAAGGTGGGCTTGGCTGTGGGTCTCCCCTT from Thermus islandicus DSM 21543 includes these protein-coding regions:
- a CDS encoding GlsB/YeaQ/YmgE family stress response membrane protein codes for the protein MGDREGLLGKILIGIVGSVLAKWLFADLLGIGGASSAGSLSLGGILWGVVGAVVLIWLLRAVGFMRKAG